The region CGCGCCAGGTCGGCCGCGTCAGCGGTCACAATCGTCACCGTGTCGCCCCCCACCCCCCCCTTGAGCGCGGCGGGCGTGTCGAGCGCCACCAGCTTCCCTTCGTCCAAAATGGCGATGCGGTCGGCGCGTTCCGCCTCTTCCAGCAGGTGCGTCGTCGCCACGATGGTCACTCCCTGCTCTCGCGCCAGCGAACCGAGATAGCTCCACATCTCGCTCCGCGCCGCCGGGTCCAGTCCCGTGCTCGGCTCGTCCAACAGCAGCACGCGCGGCCGATGCAACAGGCCCCCCGCCAACTCCACGCGCCGCTTCAGCCCCCCCGACAAAGTCTCCACGCGATCGCGCGCCCGATCGGCAATGCCCAGCCGCCGCATCATCTCGCCCGCCCGCTCGCGCAGCGCGGCGCCGGTCAGGCCATACAGTTCGCCGCGATAGCGAATGTTCTCCTCGACCGTCAGCTTTTTGTCGACGCTCGGTGACTGGAACACCACGCCAATCGACTGCCGCACCCGTGCCGCCTCGGTCGTCACATCATGGCCGAACACGCGAATCGCGCCCGCGCGCAGCGGCACGAGCGTCGACACCAGCCGAAACAACGTCGTCTTGCCGCTGCCGTTAGGCCCCAGCAGACAAAAGATCTCCCCCGGCTCGATCGCCAGCGACAGATCGGCCAGCGCCAGTCGCTGACCATAGCGATGACTGACCCCGGCAATCTCGATGGCATAACGCTCGGGCATAACAGATCGCGCAATGAAGATTCAAACAGCGGTGCTCGCTTGAATCTACCCGATTGCCCCCGCCCCGCGCATG is a window of Pirellulales bacterium DNA encoding:
- a CDS encoding ABC transporter ATP-binding protein encodes the protein MPERYAIEIAGVSHRYGQRLALADLSLAIEPGEIFCLLGPNGSGKTTLFRLVSTLVPLRAGAIRVFGHDVTTEAARVRQSIGVVFQSPSVDKKLTVEENIRYRGELYGLTGAALRERAGEMMRRLGIADRARDRVETLSGGLKRRVELAGGLLHRPRVLLLDEPSTGLDPAARSEMWSYLGSLAREQGVTIVATTHLLEEAERADRIAILDEGKLVALDTPAALKGGVGGDTVTIVTADAADLARQIGERFELSAQVVDGAVRLELPEGHAWIARLVEAFPGRVRSITLSQPTLEDVFIRKTGRRFWGEREEAA